The following coding sequences lie in one Mycoplasma crocodyli MP145 genomic window:
- a CDS encoding aminopeptidase P family protein — protein MDKSRLNKMFNELKVEALVSEAPQTRLWYSNVQTTDGYIIIEPKKATLFVDGRYIEYAQNKAKNVDVKLLTATSMKEWFKERAFKSVAFESNYLTKDSENYLTKIINPKEVKWVDGQVLRIIKDKEEIETMQKVVDISLSAYDELLTWIKPGMTEKEVAAYLNYLLKKHGGDKESFDEIVAASTSSAEPHHHPTDKKLVEGELLKIDFGALYKGFCADITRTHVLGGEDKVNNPKLLEILNIVKQAAKKGRDIVKPGIKASDVDKICRDYIEAAGYGEYFVHSTGHGLGIDIHELPRASKNDHTILEEGMIITVEPGIYIEGLGGARIEDDVLVTKTGRYVFSRPDER, from the coding sequence ATGGATAAATCAAGACTAAATAAAATGTTTAACGAACTTAAGGTAGAGGCACTAGTTTCAGAAGCTCCTCAAACAAGATTATGATATTCAAATGTTCAAACAACAGATGGTTACATAATAATAGAACCAAAAAAAGCAACACTTTTTGTTGATGGAAGATACATTGAATATGCTCAAAACAAAGCAAAAAACGTTGATGTTAAACTCTTAACAGCAACATCAATGAAAGAATGATTTAAAGAAAGAGCATTTAAATCAGTTGCTTTTGAAAGCAATTATTTAACAAAAGATTCTGAAAATTATTTAACAAAAATAATAAATCCAAAAGAAGTTAAATGAGTAGATGGTCAAGTTCTTAGAATAATTAAGGATAAAGAAGAAATTGAAACAATGCAAAAAGTTGTTGATATATCTCTATCAGCATATGATGAATTATTAACATGAATTAAACCGGGAATGACTGAAAAAGAAGTAGCTGCATACTTAAACTACCTACTTAAGAAACATGGTGGAGACAAAGAAAGTTTTGATGAAATAGTTGCGGCTTCTACTTCATCAGCTGAACCACACCATCATCCAACAGATAAAAAACTTGTTGAAGGTGAACTGCTTAAAATTGACTTTGGTGCCTTATATAAAGGATTTTGTGCTGATATAACAAGAACACATGTTCTTGGTGGAGAAGATAAAGTTAACAATCCAAAATTATTAGAAATTCTTAACATTGTTAAACAGGCAGCTAAAAAAGGTAGAGATATTGTTAAACCAGGAATTAAAGCAAGTGATGTTGATAAAATATGTCGTGATTACATTGAGGCAGCTGGTTATGGCGAATATTTTGTTCACTCAACTGGACATGGTTTAGGTATTGATATTCATGAATTGCCAAGAGCTTCAAAAAATGATCATACAATTTTAGAAGAAGGAATGATAATAACTGTTGAACCAGGAATTTATATCGAAGGACTTGGTGGGGCAAGAATTGAAGATGACGTCTTAGTTACTAAAACAGGGCGTTATGTATTTTCAAGACCAGATGAAAGATAA
- a CDS encoding NUDIX domain-containing protein, whose protein sequence is MKKDELLYSTEWIDMYKTKHGFIYCQRKGINSIAALVYKKTNEGFLFLVRYQPLPEIADKKDDFEPYPCSITGTIENNKTTLQTAINEVWEEGGIKVSNKNLRAQNQYVATTQSNEIVYGFLFEVDSKTEQNNNNCDGSIFETKSFNEWHTEQEVQKIISNKLHHSSLAELYLLFKIIGNK, encoded by the coding sequence ATGAAAAAAGACGAATTACTTTATAGCACCGAATGAATTGATATGTATAAAACAAAACATGGTTTTATATATTGTCAAAGAAAAGGAATCAACTCTATAGCTGCACTTGTATACAAAAAAACAAATGAAGGTTTTTTGTTCCTGGTTAGATATCAACCTTTGCCTGAAATAGCAGATAAAAAGGACGATTTTGAGCCTTATCCTTGTTCAATTACAGGAACTATTGAAAATAATAAAACAACCTTGCAAACAGCCATAAATGAAGTTTGAGAAGAAGGCGGAATAAAGGTTTCAAATAAAAACTTAAGAGCTCAAAATCAATATGTAGCAACAACACAAAGTAATGAAATAGTTTATGGATTTCTTTTTGAAGTAGATTCGAAAACAGAACAAAATAACAATAATTGTGATGGAAGTATTTTTGAGACAAAAAGTTTTAATGAATGACATACTGAACAAGAAGTACAAAAAATAATATCAAACAAATTGCATCACTCATCGCTAGCTGAACTTTATCTTCTTTTTAAAATTATTGGTAATAAATAA
- the rpmG gene encoding 50S ribosomal protein L33 gives MAREGYTLQCTVCKMENYISKKNKKAHPEKVELNKYCAKCNAHSSHKEKK, from the coding sequence ATGGCAAGAGAAGGTTACACACTACAATGTACAGTTTGCAAAATGGAAAACTACATTAGTAAAAAGAACAAAAAAGCTCACCCAGAAAAAGTTGAGTTAAACAAATATTGTGCTAAATGTAATGCACATTCATCACACAAAGAAAAGAAATAA
- a CDS encoding deoxyribonuclease IV — translation MIKLGSHISFTSPRYLVGAVEESLDNGANVMMIYLGAPQTTKRVDVERYNISQYQLFYKDKIAPEDIIIHAPYIVNPANPLKWEFSANFLVEEINRMNKIGAKYLVLHPGAYTTFDSEGALNTLANSLKWILNKTKDVVICLETMSGKGTEIGITYEQIMYLINNVNSDRVAACLDTCHIWDAGYNIKNYDEFKTQLKASGLLKHIKVIHLNDSKNDLNSHKDRHENVGVGFIGFETLQKVVYDKDFDNIPIILETPWVDNKPIYKEEIARLLDKK, via the coding sequence ATGATCAAATTAGGAAGTCACATTTCTTTTACATCACCACGTTATTTAGTAGGTGCTGTTGAAGAAAGTTTAGATAATGGGGCTAATGTAATGATGATATATCTAGGGGCTCCTCAAACAACAAAAAGAGTTGATGTTGAACGTTATAATATTAGTCAATATCAACTCTTTTATAAAGATAAAATAGCTCCTGAAGATATCATAATTCATGCACCATATATAGTCAATCCGGCAAATCCTCTTAAATGAGAATTCTCTGCTAATTTCTTGGTTGAGGAAATAAATAGAATGAACAAAATAGGAGCTAAATATCTAGTTTTACACCCAGGAGCTTATACAACTTTTGATAGTGAGGGTGCACTTAATACGCTTGCTAATAGCTTAAAATGGATTTTAAACAAAACAAAAGATGTAGTAATTTGTTTAGAAACAATGTCTGGTAAGGGTACTGAAATAGGAATTACATATGAACAAATCATGTATCTTATTAACAATGTTAACTCAGATAGAGTTGCAGCTTGTTTAGATACATGTCACATTTGAGATGCAGGTTATAACATCAAAAACTATGATGAATTTAAAACACAACTAAAAGCAAGTGGGTTGTTAAAACACATAAAAGTTATTCACTTAAACGACTCTAAAAATGACCTTAACTCTCATAAAGATAGACACGAAAATGTTGGAGTTGGGTTTATAGGTTTCGAAACACTACAAAAAGTTGTTTATGATAAAGATTTTGATAATATTCCTATAATATTAGAAACCCCATGAGTAGATAATAAACCAATTTATAAAGAAGAAATTGCCAGACTGTTAGATAAGAAATAA
- a CDS encoding LacI family DNA-binding transcriptional regulator codes for MKTISYKDISRIANVSISTISRYYNNGYVSKKTKQKIEDVIERYEYFPNHGARLIRGRDNSIFIVMPDWPQNSYATIANGIVQAAKSHGKKVNITFTETTTREYIESIRYLLSWRPTSMVLFVPEYNEELFDYLRTIEDTSIVIFGHEVKGLNWIKTDDTNAFYVLTKSFHSSIKDNQKMLFVVDKKLNDTLIEDRKSGFINACHELGIEFDFYYLESKTKKVISEFIRYTKKENISNIICSTHEVFIALSVLGDKGLRLTDIGYQSVYDYIQTYKAKIFIDYAYIGIEIEKMILINSSEGKLQSKLIRAKIIK; via the coding sequence ATGAAAACTATTTCTTATAAAGACATTTCTCGCATAGCTAATGTGTCCATTTCTACAATAAGTAGATATTACAATAATGGTTATGTTTCAAAAAAAACTAAACAAAAAATCGAAGACGTAATTGAAAGGTATGAGTATTTTCCGAATCATGGAGCAAGATTAATAAGAGGAAGAGATAATTCAATTTTTATTGTTATGCCTGATTGACCTCAAAATTCATATGCAACAATTGCTAATGGAATTGTGCAAGCGGCAAAAAGTCATGGTAAAAAAGTTAACATAACATTTACCGAAACAACAACAAGAGAATATATTGAATCGATTAGATATTTATTATCTTGAAGACCTACATCTATGGTGCTTTTTGTTCCTGAATATAATGAAGAATTATTTGACTATTTAAGAACAATTGAAGATACATCAATCGTAATTTTTGGCCACGAAGTTAAGGGACTGAATTGAATTAAAACTGATGATACAAACGCCTTTTATGTATTGACAAAATCATTCCACTCATCAATTAAAGATAATCAAAAAATGCTTTTTGTGGTAGATAAAAAACTTAACGATACGCTAATAGAAGATAGAAAATCTGGTTTTATTAATGCTTGTCATGAACTTGGAATTGAATTTGATTTTTATTATTTAGAATCAAAAACCAAAAAGGTAATAAGTGAGTTTATTAGATATACAAAAAAAGAAAATATATCTAATATTATTTGTTCAACACATGAAGTTTTTATAGCGTTAAGTGTTCTCGGAGATAAAGGTTTAAGATTAACAGATATTGGTTATCAATCAGTTTATGATTATATCCAAACATATAAAGCTAAAATATTTATTGACTATGCATATATTGGAATTGAAATAGAAAAAATGATATTAATTAATAGTTCTGAAGGTAAGTTGCAATCTAAATTAATAAGGGCTAAAATAATTAAATAA
- the ychF gene encoding redox-regulated ATPase YchF: MSLKAGIVGLPNVGKSTLFSALTKKQVEASNYPFTTIEPNISTVALKDDRLDKISQLVKPNKIIHATFDFVDIAGLVQGASKGEGLGNKFLTNIREVDAIIHVVRCFEDKGIIHVNNSINPLRDLEVINYELILADLETLNNVINRITKKAKSGDKEAIFEYNVALKIKENLEKETSARDIELSDEELKAIKSYQLLSLKPMIYVANLSAEQLQNLEDPNSWFYKLKNHFNNKVKVIPICVQVESELVLIDDEKEAKEFLGIYNIETSGLDLLTRNAFDLLRLETYFTAGVQEVRAWVYKKGTAAPGAAGIIHSDFENKFIKAEIISYNDFINFDGEQGAKTAGKLRQEGKNYIMKDGDICHFKFGK; the protein is encoded by the coding sequence ATGTCATTAAAAGCAGGAATTGTAGGTTTACCTAATGTTGGAAAAAGCACACTTTTTAGTGCTTTAACAAAAAAACAAGTTGAAGCTTCTAACTATCCTTTTACCACGATTGAGCCAAATATTTCAACAGTTGCACTTAAGGATGATAGACTTGACAAAATATCTCAACTTGTAAAACCAAACAAAATAATTCATGCAACTTTTGATTTTGTTGACATTGCAGGTCTTGTTCAAGGAGCATCTAAAGGTGAAGGACTTGGTAATAAATTCCTAACCAACATCCGTGAAGTTGATGCAATAATACATGTTGTTAGATGTTTTGAAGACAAAGGAATTATCCACGTTAATAATTCAATAAACCCACTCAGGGATTTGGAAGTAATTAATTATGAACTAATACTAGCCGATTTAGAGACTTTAAATAATGTAATTAACCGTATAACAAAGAAGGCTAAAAGTGGAGATAAAGAGGCAATTTTTGAATATAACGTTGCACTAAAAATTAAGGAAAATCTTGAAAAGGAAACTTCAGCTAGAGATATAGAATTGAGCGATGAAGAATTAAAGGCTATTAAGTCATATCAACTTTTAAGTCTAAAACCAATGATATATGTAGCTAATTTGTCTGCTGAACAACTTCAAAATTTAGAAGATCCTAATTCATGGTTTTATAAGTTAAAAAACCATTTTAACAACAAGGTAAAAGTAATTCCTATTTGTGTTCAAGTAGAATCTGAACTTGTCTTAATAGACGATGAGAAAGAAGCCAAAGAGTTTCTAGGTATATATAATATTGAAACTTCTGGTTTAGATTTATTAACAAGAAATGCTTTTGATCTACTGAGACTTGAAACTTATTTTACCGCAGGTGTTCAAGAAGTAAGAGCATGAGTATATAAAAAAGGTACTGCTGCTCCGGGCGCAGCAGGAATTATTCATAGCGATTTTGAAAATAAATTCATAAAAGCTGAAATAATTTCATATAATGATTTTATTAATTTTGATGGAGAACAAGGAGCAAAAACTGCCGGTAAACTTCGTCAAGAAGGAAAAAATTATATAATGAAAGATGGCGATATTTGCCACTTTAAATTTGGAAAGTAA
- a CDS encoding MSC_0618 family F1-like ATPase beta subunit, with protein sequence MNGIITSISTDVVSVKFKVGAMPKTNNVLTMHNGKTLLLVKSAIDEKTVTAIVVYNVAPIKINEEVYDTGKTFMVPIGNEAKGHVYDFSGKVIDSLPVKEQIRYVEMNTTIPKQNIVKVNQEILETGIKVIDFFIPIFKGYKLGIFGGAGVGKTVLMKEIIFNTLKQNNTDSSIFIGSGERSREGIELYEELINSKLMNNSMMFISKMNESPGARMNIVPIGITSAEYLRDIQRENVLLFIDNIYRYIQAGNEASASLGKKPSIGGYQSTLDSDVATIEDRLFANENGSITSFQTVFLPMDDISDPSAVAIFNHLDATLVLSRELTSKNIFPAIDPISSSSNTLDEKVLGKAHYDAIIETKKILKKYEELEDVISIFGVDDLDEENKEIVHKALQLQNFFTQNFFMTEHFTKEPGVYVPMEETIKSVIKILDGKYMKQSPEIFSYVGGNSSIPTDEELGLK encoded by the coding sequence ATGAACGGTATTATAACAAGCATATCTACTGACGTTGTTAGCGTTAAGTTCAAAGTTGGTGCAATGCCTAAAACTAATAATGTTTTAACAATGCATAACGGTAAAACATTATTACTAGTTAAAAGTGCTATTGATGAAAAAACTGTAACAGCAATAGTTGTTTATAATGTTGCTCCAATAAAAATAAATGAAGAAGTTTATGACACAGGAAAAACATTCATGGTTCCAATTGGAAACGAAGCAAAAGGACACGTTTATGACTTTTCAGGAAAAGTAATTGATTCACTTCCTGTAAAGGAACAAATAAGGTATGTTGAAATGAATACAACTATACCAAAGCAAAATATAGTTAAGGTTAATCAAGAAATACTTGAAACCGGAATTAAAGTTATTGACTTTTTTATCCCAATATTTAAAGGATACAAACTTGGAATATTTGGAGGAGCTGGAGTTGGTAAAACTGTTTTGATGAAAGAAATTATTTTTAACACATTAAAACAAAACAATACAGATTCATCAATCTTTATCGGTTCTGGAGAACGTAGTAGAGAAGGTATTGAACTTTATGAAGAATTAATAAATTCAAAACTTATGAACAACTCAATGATGTTCATTTCTAAAATGAATGAATCACCTGGTGCAAGAATGAACATAGTTCCAATAGGAATTACATCAGCTGAATATTTAAGAGATATTCAAAGAGAAAATGTTTTGTTATTTATAGATAACATTTATCGTTATATCCAAGCAGGAAATGAAGCAAGTGCTTCACTTGGTAAAAAACCAAGTATTGGTGGATATCAATCAACTCTTGATAGTGATGTTGCCACAATTGAAGATCGTTTATTTGCAAACGAAAACGGTTCAATTACTTCATTCCAAACAGTATTCTTACCAATGGATGATATATCTGACCCTTCTGCTGTTGCTATCTTCAACCACCTTGATGCAACATTGGTTTTAAGTAGAGAATTGACATCAAAAAATATTTTTCCGGCAATAGATCCAATTTCTAGTTCATCAAATACATTAGATGAAAAAGTTTTGGGTAAAGCACACTATGATGCTATTATTGAAACTAAAAAAATACTTAAAAAATATGAAGAACTCGAAGATGTTATTTCAATCTTTGGTGTTGATGATTTAGACGAAGAAAATAAAGAAATAGTTCACAAAGCGCTTCAACTACAAAACTTCTTTACACAAAACTTCTTTATGACTGAACACTTCACAAAGGAACCCGGAGTTTATGTTCCGATGGAAGAAACAATAAAATCTGTTATTAAGATTCTTGATGGTAAATATATGAAACAAAGCCCAGAAATATTCTCTTATGTTGGTGGAAATAGTTCAATTCCAACTGATGAAGAATTAGGTTTGAAATAA
- a CDS encoding MSC_0619 family F1-like ATPase alpha subunit codes for MNKKIIIIEIHDYIIKVKGNVDFAQNQKFVLAKNKNANAILITANNDEAYLLVSANAGSYEVGDILVPTDDTEVVTTSNNFYGKIIDIHNNIIWPESSFFEQKPEYFGDAKIFGKTHNLMSVKTLNKQLYTGLIMVDLLVPIGKGQREAIIGNRQTGKTHIALNTIINQKTDNVKCIYVAIGAKKQELSLIYKTLKENGALNYTIIVSASANSPYEQYLAPYVGMAHAENISANDDVLIVFDDLTKHANIFREIALLVDKPVGKEAFPGDMFFTHSRLLERSGNFVGRKTITALPIVKIIDNDITSLIASNVISITDGQIVTNSDMYASGKRPAIDINLSVSRTGSSVQSKTLTKISGEMAKIYKAYRRQIKLASLKYELNKEMSVLLNQGKMIETMFNQKGFSYFSPNILLLTTKLIHWNVFKDMKDLQVALKFLDKMIIKDETTKKVFINILSGEINDEDLTKNFFKSLLLDFSNLNNLGWKIKVKSEFLKTDKQIIEEISNQLEVK; via the coding sequence ATGAATAAAAAAATAATAATAATTGAAATTCATGACTATATAATCAAAGTTAAGGGTAATGTTGACTTTGCACAAAATCAAAAATTCGTTTTAGCAAAGAATAAAAATGCAAATGCTATTTTAATAACAGCAAACAATGACGAAGCCTATTTACTTGTATCAGCAAACGCTGGAAGTTATGAAGTTGGGGATATTTTAGTTCCTACGGATGATACCGAAGTTGTTACAACATCAAATAATTTTTATGGAAAAATTATTGACATTCACAACAATATAATTTGACCTGAAAGCAGTTTTTTTGAACAAAAACCTGAATATTTTGGGGATGCTAAGATATTTGGAAAAACACATAATTTAATGAGTGTTAAAACATTAAATAAACAACTTTATACAGGATTAATAATGGTTGACTTACTTGTACCAATTGGAAAAGGACAAAGAGAAGCAATTATAGGTAATAGACAAACAGGTAAAACTCATATTGCACTTAATACTATAATTAACCAAAAAACAGATAACGTAAAATGTATATATGTTGCTATTGGAGCTAAAAAACAAGAGCTTTCATTAATTTATAAAACACTTAAAGAAAATGGGGCTCTTAACTATACAATAATAGTTAGCGCCTCAGCTAATTCACCATATGAACAATATTTAGCACCATATGTTGGAATGGCTCACGCTGAAAACATTTCAGCAAATGATGATGTTTTAATAGTATTCGATGATTTGACAAAACATGCTAATATCTTCAGAGAAATTGCATTACTTGTAGATAAACCAGTCGGTAAAGAGGCTTTCCCTGGTGATATGTTCTTTACTCACTCAAGACTACTTGAAAGATCAGGAAACTTCGTTGGAAGAAAAACAATCACAGCATTACCTATTGTTAAAATAATTGATAATGATATTACATCTTTAATAGCTTCAAATGTTATATCAATTACTGATGGTCAAATTGTTACAAATTCAGATATGTATGCAAGCGGTAAAAGACCAGCAATCGATATTAACCTTTCTGTTTCTCGTACAGGTTCATCAGTTCAATCAAAAACATTAACAAAGATTTCAGGTGAAATGGCTAAAATTTATAAAGCTTATAGAAGACAAATTAAATTAGCTTCACTTAAATATGAATTGAATAAAGAAATGTCTGTATTATTAAATCAAGGTAAAATGATCGAAACAATGTTTAATCAAAAAGGTTTTTCATACTTTAGCCCAAATATACTTTTATTAACAACTAAGTTAATTCATTGAAATGTTTTTAAAGATATGAAAGACTTGCAAGTAGCACTTAAATTCTTAGATAAAATGATTATAAAAGATGAAACAACCAAAAAAGTATTTATAAATATTTTGAGTGGTGAAATCAACGATGAAGACTTAACTAAAAACTTCTTTAAATCACTATTATTAGACTTTTCTAATCTAAATAATTTAGGTTGAAAAATTAAGGTTAAATCAGAATTCCTAAAAACTGATAAGCAAATCATTGAAGAAATTTCAAATCAATTGGAGGTAAAATAA
- a CDS encoding MSC_0620 family F1-like ATPase-associated subunit has translation MKKKNKLLILGSLSIISPVLLSLSVSTTISNNEHNSIVNKAVMYKEGTTPSNPTDPKPVTPPKPKPVNAVDFGDFDKAFDESLKQELLKIKENFKLMVDARLDELGKDNDFPTPEKFEQILYARAMKEFLTTKFDKLMTYKELFDSGYRMVFPKMYGNSKNITLVAVKYRGNDYNPVGIGEGNPYDYKYLIDDKPVLKDKDGNEVKNLINIDPKEVPEVNANSKAEYIKLVTDYLQHFGKALQDIFFNKNDAPKYGKDFEIAIDKINTSIGFYNIKPLKYASWDEYIAEKTKIRFTEFDLEENVAYHQEQQQQNQPPIVPPAPADFFPETTEPAKPINPNIENIAPLEPLLNPVNLTKDEFENDYKSMAAGYDSNPALLEQKSKKWFYFNNPINIRYNYQVTKIVPNGKKYIATVLITDKANSSTKRFYNHDLDFKKYSYSSGMSRYVIYEEFRRIFESIYGAFKLDEKLNYNEIPDQSLRIDLFNAVYLAIKTFELKEFENEYEKLANKVGNSNGYSNALENSNAVKVEEYNQYLRKHTKALVSRFLEARGIRTGRDVKEDKPRTFWEFLSKSLEYVINGEPFKTSKGDYRILKLRQYLEDKTWEPKFKTFFDLYKKNNIKISETFSDLQTRTVNLRKISNQFLVSIDDRIKMITDVYDGFYNHASLFRLVDEAGQYKVINDDNKDKKEEYDKKTLPILKDLQNRQDNIQKDNFARNTTYSVLALLTALFGSFLVIAMFIIMKKKNIKISKTIISIASIISIIALAAFISILLLMIGVL, from the coding sequence ATGAAAAAGAAAAACAAATTATTAATTCTTGGCTCTTTATCAATCATATCTCCTGTGCTATTGTCTCTTTCTGTTTCAACAACAATATCTAATAACGAACATAATTCAATAGTTAACAAAGCTGTTATGTATAAAGAAGGAACAACTCCATCAAATCCGACAGATCCTAAACCGGTTACTCCTCCTAAACCAAAACCGGTAAATGCAGTTGACTTTGGTGATTTCGATAAAGCTTTTGACGAATCACTTAAACAAGAACTTTTAAAAATAAAAGAAAACTTTAAACTTATGGTTGACGCAAGATTAGATGAATTAGGGAAGGACAACGATTTTCCAACACCAGAAAAATTCGAACAAATTCTTTACGCAAGGGCAATGAAAGAATTCTTAACAACTAAATTCGATAAGTTAATGACATACAAAGAACTTTTTGATAGCGGATATAGAATGGTCTTTCCTAAAATGTATGGAAATAGTAAAAACATTACTCTTGTAGCAGTCAAATATAGAGGAAATGATTATAATCCTGTAGGAATCGGTGAAGGCAATCCTTATGATTATAAGTACTTAATTGATGATAAACCAGTCCTTAAAGATAAAGATGGGAATGAAGTTAAAAACTTAATTAATATTGATCCAAAAGAAGTTCCAGAAGTAAATGCTAATTCAAAAGCTGAATACATCAAATTAGTAACCGATTACTTACAGCACTTTGGAAAAGCACTTCAAGATATTTTCTTCAATAAAAACGATGCTCCTAAATATGGAAAAGATTTCGAAATAGCAATTGACAAAATCAACACATCTATAGGTTTTTACAACATCAAACCTCTTAAATATGCTTCATGAGATGAATATATTGCAGAAAAAACAAAAATTCGTTTTACAGAGTTTGACTTAGAGGAGAACGTAGCTTATCATCAGGAACAACAACAACAAAACCAACCTCCTATTGTTCCACCTGCACCAGCTGATTTTTTCCCAGAAACAACTGAGCCAGCTAAACCAATTAATCCAAACATTGAAAACATAGCTCCACTTGAACCTTTATTAAATCCTGTAAATTTAACTAAGGACGAGTTTGAAAACGACTACAAATCAATGGCTGCTGGTTATGATTCAAACCCTGCTTTACTTGAACAAAAATCGAAAAAATGATTTTATTTTAACAATCCAATTAATATAAGATATAACTACCAAGTTACTAAAATTGTTCCAAACGGTAAAAAATATATTGCAACCGTTTTAATAACAGATAAAGCTAACTCAAGTACAAAAAGATTTTATAACCATGATCTCGATTTTAAAAAATATAGCTACTCAAGCGGAATGTCAAGATATGTAATTTATGAAGAATTTAGAAGAATATTTGAAAGCATCTATGGAGCTTTTAAATTAGATGAAAAACTTAATTACAATGAAATTCCAGATCAAAGTCTCAGAATAGACTTATTCAACGCAGTATATTTAGCCATTAAAACATTTGAGCTTAAAGAATTTGAGAATGAATATGAAAAACTAGCTAACAAAGTAGGAAATTCAAATGGATATAGCAATGCACTTGAAAATTCAAATGCAGTTAAAGTTGAAGAGTACAACCAATATTTAAGAAAACATACAAAAGCTTTGGTTTCTAGATTTCTTGAAGCTAGAGGAATAAGAACCGGTAGAGATGTTAAGGAAGATAAACCAAGAACATTTTGAGAATTCTTAAGTAAATCACTTGAATATGTTATAAATGGAGAGCCTTTTAAGACATCAAAAGGTGATTACAGAATACTAAAATTAAGACAATATTTAGAAGACAAAACATGAGAACCTAAGTTTAAAACATTCTTTGATTTGTACAAGAAAAATAACATAAAGATATCTGAAACATTTAGCGATTTACAAACAAGAACTGTTAATTTAAGAAAAATATCTAATCAGTTTTTAGTTTCTATTGACGATAGAATTAAAATGATTACTGATGTTTATGATGGTTTTTATAACCACGCTTCATTGTTTAGATTAGTTGATGAAGCAGGACAATATAAAGTTATTAATGATGATAATAAAGATAAAAAAGAAGAATATGATAAAAAAACTTTACCTATACTTAAAGATCTGCAAAATCGTCAAGACAATATACAAAAAGATAACTTTGCAAGAAATACAACATATTCCGTATTAGCCTTGCTTACAGCACTTTTTGGATCATTTCTTGTAATAGCAATGTTCATAATAATGAAAAAGAAAAATATAAAAATAAGTAAAACAATTATTTCTATAGCAAGCATAATTTCAATTATTGCCCTTGCTGCATTTATAAGCATTTTACTACTAATGATTGGAGTTTTATAA
- a CDS encoding MSC_0621 family F1-like ATPase epsilon subunit has product MKNRTISKFSKITFISISNTTLSHSNASLHINKSLIDEWSVLNKNATGSFSYALIRIDEEGNNEYVYYLLENATIYSNEQDVQIVVNKLPEPYLSSAKISKLDDKLNSKLKSRINKLKAFDELGLNLSSNYDVYEIEKENYKLEAIRNFQLVKE; this is encoded by the coding sequence ATGAAAAATAGAACAATCTCAAAATTTAGCAAAATAACTTTTATTAGCATCAGTAACACAACATTATCACATTCAAATGCATCACTACACATTAATAAATCCTTAATTGATGAATGAAGTGTTTTAAATAAAAATGCAACAGGTTCTTTTTCATATGCATTAATAAGAATTGATGAAGAAGGAAATAATGAATATGTATACTACTTGTTAGAAAATGCAACAATTTATTCAAATGAGCAAGACGTGCAAATTGTTGTAAATAAATTACCTGAACCATACTTGTCATCAGCAAAAATTTCTAAACTTGATGATAAATTAAACTCAAAACTCAAATCAAGAATTAATAAACTTAAAGCCTTTGATGAACTTGGGCTTAATTTATCAAGTAACTATGATGTATATGAAATCGAAAAAGAAAACTATAAATTGGAAGCAATAAGAAACTTTCAATTAGTAAAGGAGTAA